Proteins found in one Microthrixaceae bacterium genomic segment:
- a CDS encoding Trm112 family protein, which yields MAISDDALLEFLACPQDKGPLLYLADEDLLYNPRLKVAYAIKEGIPVMLASEATSVSEDEHQRIVAKAESAGAKS from the coding sequence ATGGCCATCTCCGACGACGCCCTCCTCGAGTTTCTCGCCTGTCCGCAGGACAAGGGTCCGCTGCTGTATCTCGCGGATGAGGATCTGCTCTACAACCCTCGCCTGAAGGTCGCGTACGCGATCAAGGAGGGCATTCCGGTGATGTTGGCCTCGGAGGCGACCTCGGTGAGCGAGGACGAGCATCAGCGCATCGTTGCCAAGGCCGAGTCCGCCGGCGCCAAGTCCTGA
- a CDS encoding CPBP family intramembrane metalloprotease, whose amino-acid sequence MKRPSFVEDVAPPWSSAQAVGVVLGSHASLILGGSLVIVASGYSASGSVSDIPIGWQAAATSPLWIAAVVLTWFLMRRTHADPVAELGLRFRPVDLVIGVGGGMFIQWVVLPLLYWPIFRLTDTGADELGEAARELADTASGSRWGALVFLMMTVLCAPIAEETIYRGVLLRGLHSFGTWGAIVLSAVAFGALHLQGLQLPGLIAVGLICAIATKLTGRLSTAILVHATFNAITAIPLVFG is encoded by the coding sequence GTGAAGCGACCCTCCTTCGTCGAGGACGTCGCGCCGCCGTGGTCGAGCGCCCAGGCGGTCGGCGTGGTGCTTGGCTCGCACGCGTCGTTGATTCTCGGGGGGAGTCTGGTGATCGTGGCGTCGGGATATTCGGCGTCCGGAAGCGTTTCCGACATTCCGATCGGTTGGCAGGCCGCGGCAACCTCGCCGCTGTGGATCGCGGCGGTGGTGTTGACCTGGTTTCTGATGCGACGCACGCACGCCGATCCGGTCGCCGAGTTGGGGTTGCGGTTTCGACCGGTCGATCTGGTGATCGGGGTCGGCGGTGGCATGTTCATCCAGTGGGTGGTGTTGCCGCTGCTGTACTGGCCCATCTTCCGCCTGACCGATACCGGGGCCGACGAACTGGGTGAAGCGGCGCGTGAACTGGCCGACACTGCGTCGGGTTCGCGGTGGGGTGCGTTGGTGTTTCTCATGATGACGGTCCTGTGCGCTCCGATCGCGGAGGAGACGATCTACCGCGGCGTCCTGTTGCGAGGGCTGCACTCGTTCGGAACCTGGGGAGCGATCGTGTTGAGCGCCGTGGCCTTCGGGGCGTTGCACCTGCAGGGGCTGCAGCTTCCGGGCCTGATCGCGGTCGGTTTGATCTGCGCGATCGCAACGAAACTTACCGGCCGGCTCAGCACGGCGATCCTGGTGCACGCCACGTTCAACGCGATCACCGCAATTCCCCTGGTCTTCGGCTGA
- a CDS encoding glycosyltransferase produces the protein MRFVRRFTTIGALVTIVDIGLFLVLRSVVGWPVIVADVIAITVAAVASYWLHRAITYAAEPARRWYRDVRHYVAAATFAGLVDLAVLLVVAGNSTAVLHLLIAKLAAVVVAFLIRLVSYRQTMFDVIRSDQGRDPERGPAPGEVRLSLVIPAYCEEAGIAATVDRVEQALGHLRDEGGFELIVVDDGSPDDTSSAARDAGADVVITLERNQGKGAAVRAGMLAARGRSVAFTDADLSYSPDQVLRLLAALEEGWDVVVGSRKHTSTLTLVETGRLREIGSRVVNALTMFVLLGQYRDTQCGLKAFRSDVARLVFSRTRIDGFAFDIEVFHLCERFRLTLTEVPVEVANSERSTVHVARDTIRLIRDVFRIRSIAHTGGYEIEPDEPTDFVTAN, from the coding sequence GTGAGGTTCGTGCGGCGCTTCACGACGATCGGTGCCCTCGTCACGATTGTCGATATCGGCCTGTTCCTGGTGCTGCGCTCGGTCGTGGGGTGGCCGGTCATCGTCGCGGATGTCATCGCCATCACCGTGGCCGCGGTCGCGTCGTATTGGTTGCACCGCGCCATCACCTATGCAGCGGAGCCCGCTCGCCGCTGGTACCGCGATGTTCGCCACTACGTGGCCGCGGCGACGTTCGCCGGGTTGGTCGATCTCGCCGTGCTCCTGGTGGTGGCCGGCAACTCGACCGCGGTGCTGCACCTGCTGATAGCGAAGCTCGCCGCGGTGGTCGTGGCGTTTCTTATCCGTCTGGTGTCGTACCGCCAGACCATGTTCGACGTGATCCGATCCGACCAGGGGCGCGACCCCGAACGCGGGCCCGCTCCCGGCGAGGTGCGCCTCAGCCTCGTCATTCCTGCCTACTGCGAGGAGGCGGGCATCGCGGCGACGGTGGATCGGGTCGAACAAGCGCTCGGTCACCTGCGCGACGAAGGCGGTTTCGAACTCATCGTCGTCGATGACGGCTCCCCCGACGACACTTCGAGCGCGGCACGAGACGCCGGGGCCGACGTCGTGATCACCCTCGAGCGCAACCAGGGCAAAGGGGCGGCGGTTCGTGCGGGAATGCTCGCGGCGCGGGGCCGATCGGTGGCCTTCACCGACGCCGATCTCAGCTACTCACCCGACCAGGTGCTACGGCTGCTCGCCGCGCTCGAGGAGGGTTGGGATGTCGTTGTCGGGTCGCGCAAACACACCAGCACGCTGACCCTGGTGGAGACCGGTCGGCTTCGCGAGATCGGCAGCCGGGTCGTGAACGCCCTGACGATGTTCGTGCTGTTGGGGCAGTACCGAGACACCCAGTGCGGGTTGAAGGCGTTTCGTTCCGACGTCGCCCGACTGGTGTTCAGCAGGACGCGCATCGATGGGTTCGCGTTCGACATCGAGGTGTTTCACCTCTGTGAGCGTTTCCGCCTCACGCTGACCGAGGTGCCGGTCGAGGTGGCGAATTCGGAGCGCTCGACCGTCCACGTGGCTCGCGACACCATTCGGTTGATTCGCGACGTCTTTCGTATCCGCTCGATCGCCCACACCGGCGGATATGAGATCGAGCCGGACGAACCGACGGACTTCGTTACCGCAAACTGA
- a CDS encoding DUF3499 domain-containing protein has translation MSRTCARPGCDRHAVATLSYNYANSVVFLEDLAPQAHPMVHDLCGPHADTLRVPRGWTLQDSRRVTSLPMFEHRKTA, from the coding sequence ATGAGCAGGACCTGTGCACGTCCGGGGTGTGACCGCCACGCCGTCGCGACACTCAGTTACAACTACGCCAACAGCGTTGTGTTCCTCGAGGACCTTGCGCCGCAGGCCCACCCGATGGTGCACGACCTGTGCGGGCCCCACGCCGACACGCTGCGGGTGCCGCGTGGCTGGACGCTGCAGGATTCGCGTCGGGTAACGTCGCTGCCCATGTTCGAGCATCGCAAGACCGCCTGA
- a CDS encoding DUF5719 family protein, with the protein MIRRVLIIVMSVAAIAAMNQFVEPEGIGQPSPNPVVGGETSGRGSGSTWFCPFGTSTAGEAAAPTNSILITTEDRAVVAEVTMYRTAALEDGSTTVSETVNAAANTVTEVRLDDRVDGGATVEISGGSATVAQKLVAPNRSDQADCVTEAAQQAYFAAAQTTTGSFAQLWLVNPFPTSLSVDVRVTIEGGVRIPGPVSGVIVPARSSRLLDLGTIPEVAELREQFSIAVEGRSGRFVAGLAQTVAGNGLRATIGVQHPATNWVIPYSFTGSDFSEKLWIFNPSSEDTAVIASVFPQGVATEMMPEPFTFDLPGRQYTLIDLTAEGRLSTTELRWIHVESLSDVGIVVNSVVSITAASGTGEPNTRPALAGGLAAQVGATVQATSWIVSSVDPASESQSVVAVANPSPESIAVVTITRIARSGDGAPAEVIVENQEIAPLGTVAYDISQLADVNIGLRVDATSPVVVAGRTTSGAATDLAVWTALPIRESVMPLPVTGG; encoded by the coding sequence GTGATTCGCCGGGTGTTGATCATCGTCATGTCGGTCGCCGCGATCGCGGCGATGAACCAGTTCGTCGAACCCGAGGGGATCGGGCAGCCTTCACCGAACCCGGTCGTCGGCGGCGAGACGAGCGGGCGTGGCAGTGGTTCGACGTGGTTCTGCCCGTTCGGAACCTCAACGGCTGGCGAGGCTGCGGCGCCGACGAACTCGATTCTGATCACGACCGAGGACCGAGCCGTGGTCGCCGAGGTGACGATGTATCGCACCGCTGCGCTCGAGGACGGGTCGACGACCGTGTCCGAAACGGTGAATGCTGCGGCCAACACCGTCACGGAGGTGCGCCTCGACGATCGGGTCGACGGCGGGGCGACGGTGGAGATCTCGGGAGGTTCGGCCACGGTCGCTCAGAAGCTCGTGGCACCCAACCGAAGCGATCAGGCCGATTGTGTGACCGAGGCGGCCCAGCAAGCGTATTTCGCCGCGGCGCAGACGACGACCGGGTCGTTCGCCCAGTTATGGCTCGTCAACCCGTTTCCCACGTCGCTCAGCGTCGATGTCCGCGTCACGATTGAAGGCGGGGTGCGCATTCCGGGGCCGGTGTCGGGGGTCATCGTGCCGGCGCGATCGTCGCGCCTGTTGGACCTCGGCACGATTCCCGAGGTCGCAGAGCTGCGTGAACAGTTCTCGATCGCGGTGGAAGGCCGCTCCGGGCGCTTCGTGGCGGGCCTCGCCCAGACGGTCGCGGGCAACGGGCTTCGTGCGACGATCGGGGTGCAGCACCCGGCGACGAACTGGGTGATTCCTTATTCGTTCACGGGCTCGGACTTCAGCGAGAAGCTGTGGATCTTCAACCCGAGCAGTGAGGACACCGCGGTGATCGCGTCGGTGTTTCCCCAGGGCGTCGCGACCGAGATGATGCCCGAACCGTTCACGTTCGATCTCCCCGGCCGCCAGTACACGCTCATCGATCTCACCGCCGAAGGGCGCCTTTCGACCACCGAGTTGCGCTGGATTCATGTCGAGTCGCTGTCCGACGTCGGCATCGTGGTGAACAGCGTCGTGTCGATCACCGCGGCTTCTGGCACCGGCGAGCCGAATACGCGCCCGGCGCTTGCGGGCGGCCTCGCTGCGCAGGTCGGGGCGACGGTGCAGGCGACCTCGTGGATCGTGAGCAGCGTCGACCCGGCTTCGGAGAGCCAGTCGGTCGTGGCGGTGGCGAACCCATCGCCGGAGTCGATCGCCGTAGTGACGATCACACGAATCGCCCGTTCGGGGGACGGCGCTCCCGCCGAGGTGATCGTCGAGAACCAAGAGATCGCCCCACTCGGGACGGTGGCCTACGACATCAGCCAACTCGCAGACGTCAACATCGGTCTCCGGGTCGATGCGACGAGCCCGGTGGTGGTGGCGGGACGCACGACGAGTGGCGCCGCCACCGACCTGGCGGTGTGGACCGCGTTGCCGATTCGGGAATCGGTGATGCCGCTGCCGGTGACGGGAGGCTGA
- the manB gene encoding phosphomannomutase/phosphoglucomutase (converts mannose-6-phosphate to mannose-1-phosphate; the resulting product is then converted to GDP-mannose by ManC which is then used in the synthesis of mannose-containing glycoconjugates that are important for mediating entry into host cells), translating into MNAFEAIFKAYDVRGIVPEQFDAEMARSIGAAFARFVLDDDPSVTKVLVARDMRPSGHDMVAAFADGATGQGVDVVDLGLGSTDLLYYAAGSMHAPGAMFTASHNPAQYNGIKFCLSGARPVGEESGLFTVRDLAAAGLERVATPGTVSQRDVLADFAAHVRSFIDPSVLKPLKVVADTANGMGGLVVPATFEGLPFDLEVMYGELDGTFPNHPADPIQPENQRDLIARVLEVGADVGLAFDGDADRVFLVDELGVGLSGSTTTAILADAIVRRHGGGKVVHNLICSKAVPEVIREAGGTPIRSRVGHSFIKGVMASEGAVFGGEHSAHYYFADNYRADSGLIAAVMVLEQLCVRDLPLSELRKPYERYAASGEINTKVPDTAEVIERVAVAYEGEQQDRLDGLTVDLGDWWFNLRPSNTEPLLRLNLEAATPDDVARRVAEVRGHFGLD; encoded by the coding sequence ATGAATGCATTCGAAGCGATTTTCAAGGCCTACGACGTGCGGGGCATCGTGCCCGAGCAGTTCGATGCGGAGATGGCCCGCTCCATCGGCGCGGCCTTCGCCCGGTTCGTCCTCGACGACGACCCGTCGGTGACCAAGGTGCTGGTGGCGCGAGATATGCGCCCGTCCGGCCACGACATGGTCGCGGCGTTCGCCGATGGTGCCACCGGCCAGGGCGTCGACGTCGTGGATCTGGGTCTCGGTTCGACAGACCTGCTCTATTACGCCGCAGGCTCCATGCATGCTCCCGGCGCGATGTTCACCGCATCGCACAACCCGGCGCAGTACAACGGCATCAAGTTCTGTCTGTCGGGAGCCCGTCCGGTGGGCGAGGAGTCGGGGCTGTTCACGGTTCGCGACCTTGCGGCGGCCGGACTCGAACGCGTCGCCACGCCGGGAACGGTGTCGCAACGCGACGTGCTCGCCGACTTCGCGGCGCACGTGCGCAGCTTCATCGACCCGTCGGTGCTGAAGCCGCTCAAGGTCGTGGCCGACACGGCGAACGGCATGGGCGGCCTGGTCGTGCCGGCAACCTTCGAGGGTCTTCCGTTCGACCTTGAGGTGATGTACGGCGAACTCGACGGGACGTTCCCGAACCATCCGGCCGACCCGATCCAGCCGGAGAACCAGCGCGATCTGATCGCCCGGGTGCTCGAGGTCGGCGCCGACGTCGGGCTCGCGTTCGACGGTGATGCCGACCGGGTGTTCCTCGTCGACGAACTCGGCGTGGGCCTGTCGGGCTCGACCACCACGGCGATCCTTGCGGACGCGATCGTGCGGCGCCACGGCGGCGGCAAGGTCGTGCACAACCTGATCTGTTCCAAGGCGGTGCCCGAGGTCATCCGCGAAGCCGGCGGAACCCCGATCCGCAGTCGAGTGGGCCACAGCTTCATCAAAGGGGTCATGGCCTCGGAGGGAGCGGTGTTCGGCGGCGAACACTCGGCGCACTATTACTTTGCCGACAACTACCGCGCCGATTCCGGTCTCATCGCGGCGGTGATGGTGCTCGAGCAGTTGTGCGTTCGCGACCTTCCGCTGTCGGAGTTGCGCAAGCCCTACGAGCGATATGCCGCCTCGGGGGAGATCAACACCAAGGTGCCCGACACCGCCGAGGTGATCGAACGGGTTGCTGTGGCCTATGAGGGTGAGCAACAAGACCGCCTCGACGGGCTCACCGTCGACCTCGGCGACTGGTGGTTCAACCTGCGGCCGTCCAACACCGAACCGCTGCTGCGCCTGAACCTCGAGGCCGCCACACCCGACGACGTCGCTCGCCGTGTCGCCGAGGTCCGAGGGCATTTCGGCCTCGACTGA
- a CDS encoding glycosyltransferase family 2 protein produces MSARRPASPTSGSRRRRSDTTRSDRPSSSSSVESPASADEEWNPDATPFVEGYDAADEAESPVAGVGVPAVVAVIVTRNPGARFDDLLASISAQEYANLVTLVVDAGSDSDPTERVAEVLPTAFVKRIDAGGFAVAANAALGTVDGASFYLVLHDDVELGKGAVQAMVEEAFRSNAGIVGAKLLDGADRRTLTDVGASIDKFGFLWPYAEPGELDQSQHDAIREAFVVSGAAMLVRCDLFRDLGGFSTDIDGSGEELDLCWRARVAGARTVVMPAAQVFHHAESTFDKAHERGLRLALRHQARIMLACYSALTLLRILPQAMVLGVLDLVGALLRGRWRQAGDVFTAFMWNLGHLPRTLSIRRSTQKSRRTPDDEIRRLQIKGSARFTNFFHAYTARDRSLGQAVAAAARGMSGPNDAHNTGIWGIGAFLIAAVVLVGGSRSLITGGVPVVREFVTNSPSGDLLREWWSGWRSAGLGQSGGSPTVAFVVGALNWMTFGSEGLVRTVVFLAPLGVGALGAWRLLRGVGSPLARTAVLVAYLANPIPYNAIAEGRWQALVVWALAPSIVARLAAAGAFEPFADTERAERSVLQQTFALGLIVAIGATVAPVIVLVVALLAVVMAVVVGAGSRGNLGRLGLVAVGSLGVSALVHLPWTISVLGGANRVEVLLGNAAGRGAPIGVSEALVFDTGAHGTFLSGGLLVAIAAAVLITVGPVFRWTLFGLVSALVGFGLVALAGLLAPSVALPVPEVLLVPAALGAALCVGVAAEAITTTLSGTAFGIRHVAAVLCAVGVLVAVLPLLLDSLNGRWDAPTSDVDDALESLSTGAEIENFRTLWIGDADAVAQAGWRFGDGMKFAVSTGVSSGLPDLFPPAKGAGEAELARLLSEVRRGETSRVGASLAQFGIRYVVVQERLAPLPYGRTLYEIDAVMKERLRQQFDLSSIDVAPGIEVYENLAALPVWSTTDVDVASEWSDEVGLSLVGRVGLQPVDTSGRPPTRLDGELSADQTSMLLSGLDDRWTMKVGGDEVELDSVSDWAWTAPTGTGGNASLEYRTPPTQVAMHLVQLLALAVVVVNRRGMRWWIGRARPHDPEMAELLASEEIL; encoded by the coding sequence ATGTCTGCACGCCGTCCAGCTTCCCCAACTTCCGGTTCTCGGCGTCGTCGCTCCGACACGACGCGATCGGACCGTCCATCGTCGAGTTCCTCCGTCGAGTCGCCCGCGTCCGCCGACGAGGAGTGGAACCCCGACGCAACGCCGTTCGTGGAGGGCTACGACGCTGCCGACGAGGCCGAATCGCCCGTCGCCGGAGTTGGGGTTCCGGCGGTGGTCGCCGTCATCGTCACCCGCAACCCGGGCGCTCGCTTCGACGATCTTCTGGCGTCGATCTCGGCTCAGGAGTACGCCAACCTCGTCACCCTCGTGGTCGATGCCGGTTCTGACTCCGACCCCACCGAACGGGTGGCTGAGGTGTTGCCGACGGCGTTCGTCAAGCGGATCGACGCCGGCGGTTTCGCTGTGGCCGCGAACGCCGCGCTCGGCACCGTCGATGGTGCGTCGTTCTACCTGGTGCTGCACGATGACGTGGAACTGGGCAAAGGTGCGGTGCAGGCGATGGTCGAGGAGGCGTTCCGCTCCAACGCCGGAATCGTCGGAGCGAAGCTGCTCGACGGCGCCGACCGTCGGACGCTGACCGACGTTGGCGCCTCGATCGATAAGTTCGGCTTCCTGTGGCCCTACGCCGAACCGGGCGAGCTCGACCAGTCCCAACACGACGCCATTCGTGAGGCGTTCGTGGTGTCGGGTGCGGCCATGTTGGTGCGCTGCGATCTCTTTCGGGATCTCGGCGGGTTCTCCACCGACATCGACGGCTCGGGCGAGGAACTCGACCTGTGCTGGCGTGCCCGGGTCGCCGGAGCACGCACGGTGGTCATGCCCGCCGCACAGGTGTTTCATCACGCTGAATCGACCTTCGACAAGGCCCATGAGCGTGGCCTGCGTCTGGCCTTGCGGCACCAGGCGCGCATCATGTTGGCCTGTTACAGCGCCCTGACGCTGCTGCGAATCCTTCCCCAGGCCATGGTGCTCGGGGTGCTCGACCTGGTCGGGGCGCTGTTGCGCGGTCGTTGGCGTCAGGCCGGCGACGTGTTCACCGCATTCATGTGGAACCTCGGGCATCTACCGCGGACCCTTTCGATTCGCCGTTCCACCCAGAAATCCCGGCGTACCCCCGATGACGAGATCCGACGTCTGCAGATCAAGGGAAGCGCGCGCTTCACCAACTTCTTCCACGCCTACACCGCGAGAGATCGTTCGCTCGGCCAGGCGGTCGCCGCCGCAGCGCGAGGGATGTCAGGCCCCAACGATGCACACAACACGGGAATTTGGGGCATCGGTGCCTTCCTCATCGCCGCGGTCGTGCTCGTGGGAGGGTCGCGGTCGCTGATCACCGGCGGGGTTCCGGTGGTTCGCGAGTTCGTCACCAATTCTCCCTCCGGCGATCTGCTGCGGGAGTGGTGGAGCGGCTGGCGAAGCGCCGGTCTCGGCCAATCCGGAGGGTCCCCCACGGTGGCTTTCGTGGTCGGTGCCTTGAACTGGATGACGTTCGGTTCGGAGGGGCTGGTTCGAACCGTGGTGTTCCTCGCCCCGCTCGGCGTCGGGGCACTCGGCGCCTGGCGCCTGCTGCGCGGCGTCGGGTCGCCGCTCGCTCGGACGGCCGTTTTGGTCGCTTACCTCGCCAATCCGATTCCGTACAACGCCATCGCCGAGGGGCGATGGCAGGCGCTCGTCGTCTGGGCGCTTGCCCCGTCGATCGTGGCGCGCCTCGCCGCGGCCGGAGCGTTCGAACCGTTCGCCGACACCGAACGTGCCGAGCGTTCGGTGCTTCAACAGACGTTCGCGCTCGGGTTGATCGTCGCCATCGGCGCCACCGTCGCGCCGGTGATCGTGTTGGTGGTGGCGCTGTTGGCTGTCGTGATGGCGGTCGTGGTCGGCGCCGGGTCCCGCGGCAATCTCGGCCGGCTCGGTCTGGTCGCCGTCGGCTCGCTCGGCGTGTCGGCGTTGGTGCACCTGCCGTGGACCATCTCGGTGTTGGGCGGGGCGAACCGTGTTGAGGTCTTGTTGGGCAATGCCGCCGGGCGTGGCGCTCCGATCGGCGTCTCTGAGGCGCTGGTGTTCGACACGGGTGCCCATGGGACCTTCCTGAGCGGCGGGTTGCTCGTGGCGATCGCTGCCGCCGTCCTGATCACGGTCGGTCCGGTGTTTCGTTGGACGTTGTTCGGACTCGTCTCGGCGCTTGTGGGTTTCGGGCTCGTTGCACTCGCCGGCCTGTTGGCCCCGTCGGTGGCGCTGCCGGTGCCCGAGGTTCTGCTGGTTCCGGCAGCGTTGGGCGCTGCGCTGTGCGTCGGGGTCGCTGCCGAAGCGATCACGACAACCCTGTCGGGAACCGCCTTCGGCATCCGCCACGTCGCGGCGGTTCTGTGCGCCGTCGGGGTTCTGGTTGCGGTCCTGCCGTTGTTGCTCGATTCGCTCAACGGTCGATGGGATGCGCCGACGAGCGACGTCGACGATGCGCTCGAGTCGTTGAGCACCGGGGCCGAGATCGAGAACTTCCGGACCTTGTGGATCGGCGATGCGGACGCTGTTGCCCAAGCGGGTTGGAGGTTCGGCGACGGCATGAAGTTCGCGGTGTCGACCGGCGTGTCGTCGGGGTTGCCGGATCTGTTCCCGCCTGCGAAGGGCGCCGGAGAAGCGGAGCTGGCACGCCTTCTCAGCGAGGTTCGTCGCGGCGAGACGAGCCGTGTCGGAGCCTCCCTTGCGCAGTTCGGTATCCGCTATGTGGTGGTGCAGGAGCGGCTCGCGCCGTTGCCCTACGGGCGAACGCTGTACGAGATCGATGCGGTGATGAAGGAACGGCTTCGCCAGCAGTTCGACCTGTCGTCGATCGATGTGGCCCCGGGTATCGAGGTGTACGAGAACCTGGCCGCGCTTCCGGTTTGGTCGACCACCGATGTCGATGTCGCGTCGGAGTGGAGCGACGAGGTGGGGCTGAGCCTCGTCGGTCGGGTCGGGCTGCAACCGGTCGACACGTCGGGTCGGCCCCCGACACGGCTGGATGGCGAACTGTCGGCCGACCAGACGTCGATGCTGTTGAGCGGGTTGGACGATCGCTGGACGATGAAGGTCGGCGGAGACGAGGTCGAACTCGATTCGGTGAGCGACTGGGCGTGGACCGCGCCGACCGGCACCGGTGGCAACGCGTCGTTGGAGTATCGAACCCCGCCGACTCAGGTCGCGATGCACCTCGTGCAGTTGCTCGCGTTGGCGGTGGTGGTGGTCAATCGCCGCGGAATGCGGTGGTGGATCGGACGTGCGCGCCCGCATGATCCGGAGATGGCCGAACTGCTCGCCTCCGAGGAGATCTTGTGA
- the ftsH gene encoding ATP-dependent zinc metalloprotease FtsH, whose translation MAAEPSPPSQKPNSPQGPFSKGDQGLPRWTLFIVAGIVMIAMFAATRVESSSRNEIEYSEFLAKVESGDVKEATWDNSTTIITGTLDDGTKFQTTGPVTPDEATMALLRSNTKLTFHTNQPNLLTDLIPVFLPILLLIGFFVWMQRRAQGQMGGIMSIGRSRAKTYSSERPATTFADVAGYEGVKTEIKEVVDFLKEPDRFSEIGARIPKGILLVGPPGTGKTLIARAVAGEAGVPFLSVSGSDFMEMFVGVGASRVRDLFDSARKMGRAIIFIDEIDSIGRKRGAGLGGGHDEREQTLNQMLSEMDGFEATEGIVMMAATNRPDILDPALLRPGRFDRQVVVPLPEITDRRQILDVHVRHKRLANDVDLDLVARGTPGMSGAELANLVNEAALHAVRQGSQYIRNIDFEYARDRVLMGAKRESMVLSDKEKELTAYHEAGHAVCAAVLDHTDPLHKVTIIPMGMALGVTISLPEEDRHSYDQKYLEDSIVMAMGGRIAERLVFGVVSTGANNDLVVSTERARKMVREWGMSDRIGPMAWGSQGQVFLGDDLMGGGREYSDETARVIDEEVERILRDCEQRCIDTLTTERKGLDAVAQALLAHETISGADVNRLIAQSRGAIVSPPDPAATPPTPPVQPQQAFYPPPAPAPARTPLIPPLSPPPDLSAPPA comes from the coding sequence ATGGCTGCCGAGCCCTCTCCCCCATCCCAGAAGCCGAACAGTCCCCAAGGGCCCTTCTCCAAGGGCGATCAGGGGTTGCCGCGCTGGACGCTGTTCATCGTCGCCGGCATCGTGATGATCGCCATGTTCGCCGCGACCCGAGTCGAATCCTCGTCGCGAAACGAGATCGAATACAGCGAGTTCCTCGCGAAGGTCGAGTCTGGCGACGTCAAAGAGGCGACGTGGGACAACTCCACGACGATCATCACCGGCACGCTCGACGACGGCACGAAGTTCCAGACCACCGGCCCGGTCACACCAGATGAAGCGACGATGGCGCTGTTGCGCAGCAACACGAAGCTGACGTTCCATACGAACCAGCCCAATCTGCTCACCGACCTGATACCGGTGTTCCTCCCGATTCTCCTGCTGATCGGCTTCTTCGTCTGGATGCAGCGTCGGGCTCAGGGGCAGATGGGCGGCATCATGTCGATCGGGCGCAGCCGCGCTAAGACCTACAGTTCCGAACGGCCGGCGACCACTTTTGCCGATGTCGCCGGATACGAGGGCGTCAAGACCGAGATCAAAGAGGTCGTCGACTTCCTCAAGGAACCCGATCGCTTCTCCGAGATCGGTGCTCGCATCCCCAAGGGCATCCTGCTCGTCGGCCCTCCCGGAACCGGCAAGACCCTCATCGCACGTGCGGTCGCCGGCGAGGCGGGAGTGCCGTTTTTGTCCGTGTCGGGTTCGGACTTCATGGAGATGTTCGTCGGGGTGGGCGCCAGCCGGGTGCGTGACCTGTTCGACTCGGCCCGCAAGATGGGCCGAGCGATCATCTTCATCGACGAGATCGACTCCATCGGCCGCAAACGCGGCGCCGGACTCGGGGGCGGCCACGACGAGCGCGAGCAGACCCTGAACCAGATGCTGTCGGAGATGGACGGGTTCGAGGCGACCGAAGGCATCGTGATGATGGCGGCCACGAACCGCCCCGACATCTTGGACCCCGCGCTGCTGCGCCCCGGCCGCTTCGACCGCCAGGTCGTGGTTCCGCTGCCCGAAATCACCGATCGCCGCCAGATCCTCGACGTCCACGTGCGTCACAAGCGGTTGGCGAACGATGTCGATCTCGACCTGGTCGCCCGCGGCACGCCGGGCATGAGCGGCGCCGAGCTGGCCAACCTCGTCAACGAGGCCGCCCTGCACGCCGTTCGCCAGGGTTCGCAGTACATCCGCAACATCGATTTCGAGTACGCCCGCGACCGGGTGCTCATGGGCGCCAAGCGCGAGTCGATGGTGCTGTCGGACAAGGAAAAGGAACTGACCGCCTATCACGAGGCTGGCCACGCGGTGTGTGCCGCGGTGCTCGACCACACCGATCCGCTGCACAAGGTGACCATCATTCCGATGGGGATGGCGCTCGGAGTCACGATCTCGCTTCCCGAGGAAGACCGCCACAGCTACGACCAGAAGTACCTTGAGGACTCGATCGTGATGGCGATGGGCGGCCGGATCGCCGAGCGTCTGGTGTTCGGCGTCGTCTCGACCGGGGCCAACAACGACCTCGTCGTGTCCACCGAACGCGCCCGCAAGATGGTGCGCGAATGGGGCATGAGCGACCGTATCGGACCGATGGCGTGGGGCTCTCAAGGGCAGGTGTTCCTCGGAGACGACCTCATGGGTGGCGGCCGTGAGTACTCCGATGAGACCGCTCGCGTCATCGACGAGGAGGTCGAGCGTATTTTGCGCGATTGCGAACAGCGCTGCATCGACACCCTCACCACCGAGCGCAAGGGGCTCGACGCCGTCGCTCAGGCGCTGTTGGCGCACGAGACGATTTCTGGCGCCGATGTCAACCGCCTGATCGCTCAGAGCCGCGGCGCCATCGTGTCGCCTCCCGACCCGGCGGCAACCCCTCCGACCCCGCCGGTTCAGCCGCAGCAGGCGTTCTACCCTCCGCCTGCCCCAGCTCCGGCGCGCACCCCGTTGATCCCGCCGCTCAGCCCACCACCGGACCTGAGCGCACCCCCGGCCTGA